The region CTACCCTGCGCCTGTTGCTCGCTGGCTGTTACACAGTTCTCTGTTTCCACCTGCATCTTGTCAACACTTcagtgcatggcttttgctttgaaTCCCATCTCTCTTTTGTGCTTTCAGAACCAAAATTGTGTTTTTTTACTCCCAGTGTCAGGCCAGTAATCTGGCACGCTTGCACCGGTACTGATCCCTGAGCTAGAAGTGCCTCTGTCTGGCGGTGGTAAGCttcctggaggggaaaaaataaaaaagctccATCGTTGTTGTGCTGTTGTTCAGTAAGGCCAGTGGTAGGAGAGCTGACAAAGAACAGCCCCAGCCTGCCAGCTgactctgctctgtgctggtaGTCCTTGtttatatttctctctcttgctatTTTCACACCAAATGCCACTTCACAAAACCTGAGTTGGTTTATCTTGCTGTTGTTGCTGTAGGCCCCAGCCTAGTGAAACACTGCCTGATTGATGGATGCAAATGCAGCAAAAACCTCACCCCAGCCTAAAAGGCACAATCGTTGACACAGAGCTGATGGAAAactgaagggggggggggtgtgctgTAATAATTTGCTATAAAGTGTAGAGATAAGCTTTCAATGTAAATGTTAGGATCATATCAAATTACTGACAGGTAAAAATTAATGTATATGGAGTAACATGCTGTGTATGTGCACTACCTACACTTGTACTCATCAGGAAGAGAGCCGAGTGGTACGTTTGGGCAGTTTTCAGAAACCACTGCTCGGCAACAGTCACAAGCACAATACTAGATGAGAAAAAGCAACCTGCAAAACACTTtgccgccgcagccccgctccagccATTGTTTTGCACAGTTTTGGTTTTCCCATCTCAAGATGAAGCTAGAGAATCTCGTGGTACAGCTTCAGGATCCATGCAGGGGCAgcccctctgcagagcagcagagcaaaacaaCAACCCACCTCGAGAAGCAGAAAGGCAAGCCGCAGCAGCGCAGGCGATGGGCAAGCACAGCAACGGCCGAGCTTGCGCTAAGATGGCATCTTTGAATTTTTGCCCAAGTGCaagaggagctgcagggcaggatAATCCCTTGGATAACGAGCTGGGGAAGGAAGCGTTATTTTCATCTGCAAGAGATGTTCCTGAAAGAGGGCTGCTCTCATTCTGCTGTCAGAGGCCACCTCGGTATCTCAGCACCCTGCGCTGTTGTTATTGTGTTACCTTCAACACCTGGAAACTTAAGTCTCTTCCCCCACTGGGTCTCCACACAATCTTTGTCAACCAGACTTCcccctctcaaaaaaaaaaaaaaaccaacaaatttTTCCGAGAATCTTCCTAAAGTTCACACTGCAAAAAATGGGGCGCTTGGAAGAAAGtgaagcagcagccagagcgCTGTGGAACACCCACGTTCCCGCTTTAGGGAATTGCCGTGCTGTCTCCTCTCACCACTTCAGCCCTGTGTGTCAGCACGGTTTAGGGTCACGGGGAAGGTTCTGCCCAGTATGGAAATCAAGGTGTTAGCCAATCCTACtgtaagaatatattttatttgtatgcaaatttattaaaatacacagtGTGTCAGAAGTACGAGTACTAAATGTTTCCATGGGTGGTGAAAGCTTACAAATTCCTGTagtcttgaaaaataaaattgcgTTATAAACTCTCTGTAAGTTTTTAAAAGTCAGGAAAATCAAAGGAAGGTAAGTCAAAAAGATGCCTCAGGTAGTAGCAGACGGACACTTTGCACCGGGTTTTGGGAGGCTTATATGCCAAGTGCCAGCCTTCTAGCAGAGCTTAAGACAAAAACAAATTCCCAATTTTACTGAGAAATTAATATGATGGCATTTATCTAACCCCAGGATACACCTGAACACCCTTTCAAAACCTGACCAGCAGTGTTCAAGGGCTTTGCCTTTGTAACTctaaaagatgacagaaaatgtaTCTACACATTCTAGAAACCGCTTGGAACGCGCGGGGAGCGCTGGTGGCTCCTGCCTCAGCCACGGAGCTGCGCAGCAGCTCTTCGGCTCGGCAGGGCGTTGTAGCGATGGAGCAACAGCAGGGTACCAATGCTGGTACGAGGATCTTCACGGAGGCTCAAGGAATGCCTGAGGATTCACCTTGCTCTCGGCTCCCACTGAGGTCCAGCAGCCGCTAGTATTCTGCAGGACCCTGCTAGCAGCAATGGGCAAGTTTGGGTTTGCACGAGGGTTCAAAACACCAAGTAGTTAAAGGGTAGCCTCAGAATTCAATCGCTATTTAAACAACTTTTATGAgttaaaaatacacaacagCCAAGGAATGCTGTTATGCTAGAATACACTATTATTTTTATCAAGTCAAATATAACTAGACCTGGCAAAtagttatttttgtatttttagtgCATTGTAAGCTCACCTGCGTCCTGCTGGTGTAACTGCAACACTTTAAGGCTGTCCCAGTACTTACAGTACTCAGCCTGTTGATAACTGAAGGCCAAAACCAGCTTTCACCTAGGATGTTACTCCCCAGCATGGTTTAGACTGGAGCATCTCATCAGAAGTAGTGAACAGTGTCAGCGATCATTTGATTGCAGAATAAAATGCTGTCGTGTTTCCTCGGTGTCCAGGTAAAGCGCTCGGTTATTTGTGCTGAAAAGGTGAATATATATTGCCATTCATTGCCAGAGCTCCTGCCAACATTTGGAATCCCTACACAGCTGACTTCACTGGGAGTTTTGCTACTTACTACAGTGTGTATATCTTCAGTAGGTATTAAATGATTTAGCAGAAAGCCAGGGCTCATTTTAGTAGGCAGTGTGAGCTCCCTGCCAGACTAAACAAACACCTGATTTACACACGGCTGGCACTGAAAACCTGTGTGCAGCATTTCCCCAGAAGTCCTACAGATAGGGCGCTCTCAAGCAGAGAGTGCCATTTGAAAGACACCAagtttataaaaaagaaaaaaaaaaaaaaaaagatgaaatcagGTCATCCACTAGTAACTGGGAACACACAAAATGAAACCCAGGACCACAAAATGTATGCTTTAAAGCCCCCAGGTGTGTCAGTTAAAATACATTCAGAGAGAGGTCAGTAAAACCCAAAGTTGGAGTTTTATATACAGCTGGTGGCTGGCCCGGCCAGGACTAGCCACTCTGCAGcctgagtgggtttttttaatctttgacATTGTAgtgctttccttaaaaaaaattaaattaaaattatgtcaccaaaaaaaaaaaaatagtagctGTTTGAGGAGTTTTTACAAACAGGACTCCCGATACAGCTCACTGCGGCTGACATTGTTTCTGCCTAGCTTCCAGTTTAAACAAACGCCTAcccccaaacacacacccccGACCGCGACCGCGCAGGAGAGGAAGCTTTTTTTGTTACCAGTCTCAGTTAACTAAGAGTTAGCAAAGACGACATCTAGACAatacagaaagaggaaggatatggaaatagaaaggaaaagtgtCGAGCTTTAACAATCCAGCTTGTaagtagtaattaaaaaaaaaaaaaaaaatcctgtggaTTCCTGTACTAACTTTTAATCTAATCCTTGAAATAGTCAAAGAGAAACATTTCTCCCCAGTAAATTCTCTCCATCAGTAAATTAAATGTATGGGAGAGCACATCCACTATATTCTGCAAATGGGTGCAGAAATCTTGATAAATCAGCAGCAAGAGTTCTGAGATATAAGTGGGAGTAGCTTCGATGACAACTGATGATACTGCTTTGTGAAATGCATACACAGTTATCGCTGTTACTAGAAAGAGAAGCAGGACTGCTAAAGGATTTACAGCCTGGAGGAGTTCTTTGgatccccttccttccttcccactgCCTTTGCCGTTTAAGTTCCTTTTCggaatcagttttattttcgGAGTGAGGATCTTGTTGATCTGACCGATTTCCGTTTTAGACCACACGTCTTTCAACAGGTGCCCAATCCTCGGATAAATCTCCACAGGTTTAACCTCCGGCAGTTGCTTCCACTTCAAAGCTTTTATACGTTGCTGCATCTTGTCCATCTTCTCAAGAAAAATAAGCGGGGACTCTTCTTTTTGAATAGACGTATTCAGCGACATTAATTCCAGCTGTTCTTCCCgtttttttttcaacttctcAATGAGAGGCTGATACTCTTCCAAAATGTGTGTATTAACGTCATCCAGCGCAGTCAGCAGAGCTTGTTTTTTGTGCTCCAAGGTATCGCTAAGCTTCTTAAAATACTGCACTACGGCCTTTTTATCATCCCGAACGACGCTTTCACACTGGGActtctgttctttcagtttttcGATAAGCAGACACACATCCGTCCAGTGTTGATCAGTCAGCTGCTCGAGAAGTTTTCCAGaagtctccttttcttttatgtAGGCGCTTTGAAGGTCATCTATGGGATGACCGTGGTGTTTTCCTATTGTGAGGCAATGGCCACACACCAATTTTCTATCCAAAAGGCAGTAAATATTCAGCGGTTGCCTGTAGTGTTCACTGCAGGTAGCAACGTCGGAGTGATCTTCCTGGTGGTATTTTTCAATAATAGCTTTCAACGCAAAGTTGACAGGCAACGATTCGACACCAGCAGCAGGAATTTCAACCACGCTCCTGCAGTTAGGACATTTCAGAGGAACTCTCAGGGGTGTCCAAACGGGAAAGTTGCTCGACAGCTGAATAACACCTTCCAGACAGTTCCTACAAAACGTATGGGAACAGGGCAGAACGCGTGGATCTTCAAATATGCTATAGCAAACGGAACATGTTAATTCCTCCTGAAGCTGATGCATGtcctagaaaagaaaaacaaaaagaaaaaaagggtttaATCTCTTTTTACAATCAACTCATTTAAAATCGTTTTATTTACCTAAGTGCCTCAGCATGACATTTAACGACCAGTAACGTTGGCAATTTATtgccaagggggaaaaaaaagacaaaaccagaatgaaaaCGAGCAGTGGCTTAAAGATTTCAGCAAATTATGACCTGCTCTTACGATCTGAGTGACTAGACAGTGTTCACCCATCTCCAGCTTCTGCCTTAAAAAGCTAGGAAAAGCAGCACTCTGCTAGTAGGGATTTCTTACAGTGGGAAACAGTAGAGGGGAGTGATGAAAGTTTCTAAATAACCTAAGAATCATGAAAGTTTTCTCCCACTCCGAGTAACATTTTCAACATAAGCACAGAGCAGTAAGtacagaaacttttttcctcccctaacTTTTTTCAAATGTTACTTTTGTAAATACTCATTGGAGTATTAAGCAGTCAAATTAACTAAAAGCTATCTCTAGGCTCTGGCACAAACAAGATTCTAGCTCGATGGCCCTTAAATACACCACCACTACCAGTAATTAGACTTGTGGTGTTACTCCTGGGTTCCTTTAATTACAAAACTAAAAACCTAACTTTCATTTTCCATCCTTTGTAACGTTGCCTTGGGTTTTTCTGCCAGCTTAGTGAAATCACACCGTAAAGTCACAAATAACAATAAGTCTAATGCCAGTTTCCATGACAAATCacaattctgtttttcattctgttacCAAAATGGGGACATTAGTACGAACTTTCCTTATCTTTGTGTCACTTTCCTGTCTGCTTCATCAGCTCCAGTCAACTCTGTAGACTTTGCtacactgcaaaaagaaattggCCAAGCATTTAATATCAAAGACTCTCAATTTAGGGTCTAACTCTAAATCTGAAAACAGTAACACGCAGCTGGGCTAAGGCAGCTGCACACAGTGCTACCGAACCGTTCTTTGAGTTGGGAGGGAAGATAACGAGCTAGGAGATGTTTTTAAGGAGGCTATTTTATTCAGGTGTGCCCTCCCAATCCTTTTAATGCATTAACATATTTTTGCATCGCTCTATCAGCATTTCTCATCGACACCGAGATTAACAGAGTCCGATTTATGTGAAGTGTATCTACTTAAAAGGAACTGAATTGTTAAATATTAtctcctttgaaaataaaaccttaaatTGCATTTGGAATCATGAAAGCCACTGAGGATTAAATTCAGCGCTAACTAATAAACAatttacaataaataaatgaagcgGCATTGTTCCTGCAAAAGGCACAGAGCTAACCTGATTGAAGTCAGCAGCTAAATACTCGGCCCTGGCTCTTTGAGAGTTAAATCAGCTCTGAACAGCTCTCACTTGATGGAGGTAGGCTGGTGCACCCGAAAGTGAAAGTGTTCAGCAAAGCCTGATCAGATTTCTTTTGCCCTGCAAAACCAgagtgaatttaaaataaaataaaataaaaattctaatgGCCATCGTCGCCCCAAAAATCAAGTTCAATTCAAGGGGATACTTGTATGTTGGTTTTTGAGCAAGTCAACTTtatactgaaaacaattttgattaatgcagctttttttttaaaaaaaaaaaatctatccaaCACATTTCGGGACATTTCTTCAgctaattaataaaaaatgttggtTCGCATATTTGAACTCCACTTTTTAAAGAGACCTTGAcaacagctggaagaaaatcaactaGAGAAAGACACAATTCTTAAGAACTACCCTTTAAAAGAAGATCGATAAAGCGTGTTAGCGTGTATAACTAACTAGTGTATTCTCCTAGTTACAGAGGATATCAAGTACTACAGACATTTAGCAAAAGACATTGACAACACCTGGACACTAAGCCTACTCCTTCCCTGCTCGCACCAAAGACCACGgggtatttctctttttcctggggagccccagacctttcttttccagctgttcAGCCCCTGTGGCACCGCCAGTTCGTTAGGTCTATACATTAATCGTTTCACATTTGTAAGTGATGTTCCAGACACTGAAACTAAAGAAATGTGTCAATAATGAAAGGAAGCTGAACAACAACTCTACCCCACTGTccagataaataattttttgagaATTCCcatagaaaatatatttaaaggttttatctttatgtgtatatacacacacacacatatatgtacacacacacatataaagtTATGAATCTTGGGAATGTCACTtccacttaaaagaaaaaaaacagttaagttTTTGCTCATggttagaaaagaaagaatcctTAGTAGGTACTCtcattcattattttctcttatatatatatatggaatgaatagagcttaaaaaaaaatctctatgttcaaaatcactattttttcctaaatctaGGGCTACAGTTCTCTTCAAAGGAACTGTTACAGGAGCCAAATTTTCTTTATAAGAGCACGTCTAGCTTATTTGACCTACGTGGAGGGCAAGATAAAATTAATCTTCACAAAATTGTTTTAACTGCAAAGTAGTTGCTTGCAACCACAAAAACGAAGGAGCAACTTTACAAAATTGTTGTTAGCTCTATGATGAATcacctgaaagaaatgaaactatTACGAAACTCTGCCCGAGTAACCCCCCCCAAGCAGGCAGTGCCTCCCCAGCAAACCGCCTGCGCAGCGCAAAGCCACGACAAGCCAGCCAGCCTGCGCTcgcggcggggccgctccccAGCCCTCGCAGCCGCGAGCCAGAGGGACCGAAATTCCCATTTCCACAGAAACTTACCGCTCCGTTTCCCAGGCAACCGAGAAATTTAAAGAGCGACAGCAGTTGCCTGCTAGCGAGCAGCTCTGGAAAGCGCTAGGGCAGGAGCTTTTGCCGTCAGCTTCATGTCTCAGTTATTATTCATCAATCTCAAAACAGTATTCCGAATGCTAAGGTTGATCTTTGCTATCGGCACcctgtggggtttggtttttttttttttaatttgttccagACACCTACTCCAGAGTTGTTCCAGGGAAGCAAAAGGTAGAAATCCCCAAATTCAGTTTCATCCTgcactggcagcagcacagaggaaacagtctaCACCTGAACAACAGTGGAAATAAATCAGCAGATGGCTAGCAGAAACAGAGAGACTGGGAACACCAACgcaaaaagacagagaagacCCAACATCACAGAGttaagcaaagagaaagaaaaaaagtttttcaggaaaaaaaaaaacccaacatagCAGGAAGCTGCTGAACGCTTTCCTGCACAGAGCAAATACTTTTCCTTAAAGGTTCCAAACAACTGTGGTAGCAAATacgtgtgcatgtgcatgtataCACATATTTATTGTAAGAGTCACTCAGTATAAGCAAACTACAAACTAGAAGGTAATTTGAAAAAGTCAAAAAGGTCATTGTGCCAGTAACAGTGAGTTTCAGAAATCTTTCAGCAACAGGACTGATAAGCAGCTGTGATGTTATCCTTTTCTAATTAGTGACACTGCAGACAAGGTGAAAACATGTAACACAGCACACCTGCGTTACGGTTCACCTGCCAAAGCTTTCAGCCGAGCAGGTCAAAGGAAGGCAGCGTATTCCTCGGTAATACTGCATTCCTCCCCTAGCCATCAGGCCGCTGCTCACGCAGCTCATGCAAAGACAGTGTCTGGAAACAATTGTGTCTGGAGTACAGCGTGCATCGGCGTTTAGGCAGATACGTAACTAATTGCTTTAGAGCGAAAGCCAGCTGTAACAAGCCGATACGCCCCATTCTACTCTGGAGGATTTTAAAAGGTGAGTTTGGCACCGGGTAACAGCTGTGACAGCCTAAACGAAGGGTTACAAGGGGCACTTCAGGCAGACCCTCCCGAGGAGCCAGGTGCTGCCAGGCTCCCCACTCCCCAGCAACACTGTCGGGACAGATGACGACATCTGCTCTCTCCTGAAGGACACCGTGACACTCGACTTTCAATATTGCACTGCACTCAACTAAATCCACGTCAGAAATGCTGTCACCCCATCCCACACCAGTCCATGAAGTTCTCCTGTAGCGCCAGCATAAGAGCTCAAGTTTACGttgtgcaaaaataaaagattaaatgaTGTTACGGGCACTGTTTTCCATTTATAAGCCATCTTTGTAGTAAAGGGTGacagaactttttaaaaaaaaaacaaacagaaggctGAGGTGCAGCTCCGGTATTGTCGATGCATCAAAAGGAATGGAGTCTACCACACAGCTGCTGGGTTTGGTGGTTGTAACAACCGGCCGGGCACCAGAAATCAGAGACAACAGCTAGCCCTTACACCTTCCTGTTCCAGCCCGTTTCAGCTGCACTGCTTTACCCCATGGCACAAATACCCCACGCCCAAGTCACAGCAATTCTCAACCAGGGACGTTCTGCCCCTAGTCCCTATTCCTACCACAGCTACGACACCACCATCCCAGAGCTTTACACAGTTTTTATGACCTGAAAGGAGATGACCACCACCCAGGAATCTGTCTAGTTTCCCTGTCAAGCTGACCTGACAAGTTCTCTCCTGTATATCCCTCCACCAGCTCCTGGTCTGCTACCACAAGAAGCTTACACAAGTTACCACGTTCAAAACCAACAACGATACTGCTCTGTCCTTTCCATACTCGTATTCCATTGCAGACACTcgctctccatcccttctctCTTGAACTCCGTCAGAGATTCTGGTCTTAGAATCACagcatcgtttaggttggaaaagacctttaggatcatccagtccaaccattaacctaacattgccgagtccacactaaaccagttcagggtcTAGAGCGCTCGCTTGCCATCTGCCTTAGCGCTGAGCTGGGAGAAGGCGGGGAGCACCCTTACCTGTCACCTGCGGAGCTCCCGCCCGCTGCGGaccctctgccagctcccacaCACCTCTGGGCAGCCGGTCACGATGGGACCGCGCCTGCACCGGTAACCAGCGGGACGACGGCTAACGCCAGAGCGCGGCTGAGGTTACGGGGGGAGCAGCGCGCTCAAAGGCTGCGGGAGAAGCGCTCAGGTACGC is a window of Pelecanus crispus isolate bPelCri1 chromosome 9, bPelCri1.pri, whole genome shotgun sequence DNA encoding:
- the TRIM59 gene encoding tripartite motif-containing protein 59, giving the protein MHQLQEELTCSVCYSIFEDPRVLPCSHTFCRNCLEGVIQLSSNFPVWTPLRVPLKCPNCRSVVEIPAAGVESLPVNFALKAIIEKYHQEDHSDVATCSEHYRQPLNIYCLLDRKLVCGHCLTIGKHHGHPIDDLQSAYIKEKETSGKLLEQLTDQHWTDVCLLIEKLKEQKSQCESVVRDDKKAVVQYFKKLSDTLEHKKQALLTALDDVNTHILEEYQPLIEKLKKKREEQLELMSLNTSIQKEESPLIFLEKMDKMQQRIKALKWKQLPEVKPVEIYPRIGHLLKDVWSKTEIGQINKILTPKIKLIPKRNLNGKGSGKEGRGSKELLQAVNPLAVLLLFLVTAITVYAFHKAVSSVVIEATPTYISELLLLIYQDFCTHLQNIVDVLSHTFNLLMERIYWGEMFLFDYFKD